From the genome of Plectropomus leopardus isolate mb chromosome 9, YSFRI_Pleo_2.0, whole genome shotgun sequence:
AATCATAGAATGTATAAAAGTAATGGGCatagtttgtttatgttttattctaattttcaggtaaattttatagttttttttttattattttgggtgatttcttttcaattttccCACTGTCttttccccatgcttttgaaataaTTAGGACAATTTACTCagatttgaaagggttaagaaactagaatcagagaattttgacttttaaaaataagtattattgattgattaattgattgacaGCTAATTTATTCATTGTTACAGCTCTACTCACCATATTTGCAAATTTATCGTGTTGTGCTGATTCTTTAGCCccttaaaaaagcataaaaacagaggGTTATAAATACTGATGTAGACCATATGTGACTGATTTATTTGCAtaatatttgtgtcattttttacctTTGTTCCAGGGCTCTCTCCCTCCATTGTGCTGCATCAGCAGAGGATACAGGTCATTCACTTCTCTCTGCTGCCCCTCAGCAGCGTTAGGACCGTCTTCCACCTCTGACACTAACTTCTGAATGAAATCTgtggagataaaacaaacatcttattGTCACATGAATATTACACGCAGTGACTTAAGAAGAATAACTTATTTTAACCATATCTCGAAGagcaaaatatattcaaatatgtTCGTGAGGTAAAGATAGAATTTATTTGATCTCAAATGAAATTTATGGACGACAAAGCTGAGTTTCTGTATGTTATCTTGCACATTAAAGGTCAAAtttaaagacagcaaaaaaaccaaattgaCCTAAAGCAGTGgtcaaattaaagaaaacaatgtgaaaAGACTCTCACCTGCCTGTGGCTCCAGGTTGGTGTCAGGGTACAGAGGTAGAGCATGTGTCTGTCTTGCAGAACAAATCACAGCTAAGAGGTAAAACAGAGCTACA
Proteins encoded in this window:
- the urp1 gene encoding urotensin-related peptide 1; this encodes MLSVALFYLLAVICSARQTHALPLYPDTNLEPQADFIQKLVSEVEDGPNAAEGQQREVNDLYPLLMQHNGGREPWNKGAKESAQHDKFANMVEDLREAMLKLAAADKLRSQGFLRSEQNLPKTNKRACFWKYCVTN